One part of the Solanum dulcamara chromosome 3, daSolDulc1.2, whole genome shotgun sequence genome encodes these proteins:
- the LOC129882621 gene encoding chloroplast envelope quinone oxidoreductase homolog — MAGKVMHAVQYHSYGGGAAGLKHVEVPVPTPKKDEVLVKLEATSINPVDWKIQKGMLRPLLPPKFPFIPTTDVAGEVVEVGSNVKGFKVGDKVVAMLNTKSGGGLAEYAVPKESLTVSRPAEVSAAEGAGLLIAGLTALQALVNPAEVKLDGTGPRKNILVTAASGGVGHYAVQLAKLGNTHVTATCGARNFDFVKSLGADEVLDYKTPEGAALKSPSGQKYDAVINCTTGIPWSTFEPNLSSSGKVIDLTPGASAMWTFAVKKLTFSKKQLVPLLVNAKKENLELLVGLVKEGKLKTVIDSKFPLSKAEDAWSRSIDGHATGKIFVEP; from the exons ATGGCTGGAAAGGTTATGCATGCTGTTCAATACCACTCTTATGGCGGCGGAGCTGCTGGACTTAAG CATGTGGAAGTTCCTGTGCCTACTCCGAAGAAGGATGAAGTCTTGGTAAAACTGGAGGCTACAAGCATAAATCCTGTTGACTGGAAAATTCAGAAGGGCATGCTTCGTCCACTTCTTCCTCCCAAGTTTCCTTTTATTCCTA ctaccgaCGTGGCAGGAGAGGTTGTAGAAGTAGGATCTAATGTAAAAGGTTTCAAGGTCGGTGACAAGGTTGTGGCTATGCTCAATACCAAG AGTGGAGGTGGATTGGCTGAATATGCGGTACCTAAGGAGAGTTTGACTGTTTCAAGACCCGCTGAAGTATCAGCTGCAGAAGGTGCAGGTCTTCTTATTGCAGGTCTTACAGCTCTTCAGGCCCTTGTCAATCCTGCTGAAGTTAAGCTCGATGGAACTGGACCCCGGAAGAACATCCTAGTTACGGCTGCCTCGGGTGGTGTCGGTCACTATGCTGTTCAATTGGCAAAACTTGGTAACACCCATGTTACTGCCACCTGTGGAGCCCGCAACTTTGATTTTGTGAAGAGCTTAGGAGCAGATGAGGTTCTTGATTACAAGACCCCAGAGGGAGCAGCTCTTAAGAGTCCATCAGGCCAAAAATATGATGCAGTGATTAACTGCACAACAGGCATCCCTTGGTCTACCTTTGAGCCTAATTTAAGTTCGAGCGGAAAGGTCATCGATCTAACTCCTGGAGCTAGCGCCATGTGGACCTTTGCAGTAAAGAAATTAACCTTCTCAAAGAAGCAGTTGGTGCCACTACTTGTAAATGCCAAGAAGGAGAACCTGGAATTGCTTGTTGGGCTTGTGAAGGAAGGGAAACTTAAAACAGTGATCGACTCCAAATTTCCTCTCAGCAAGGCTGAAGATGCTTGGAGCAGGAGTATCGATGGACATGCGACGGGAAAGATTTTTGTGGAGCCATAG